One Mycolicibacterium pulveris genomic region harbors:
- a CDS encoding metal ABC transporter solute-binding protein, Zn/Mn family, producing MRAGWAAVVAVAATAGLVGCSQQSASPHEHDGAVTVVASTDVWGSVADAVVGDHASVTSIVNGTVADPHSFQATPADAAAITDASLVVYNGGHYDQWVQDVLANHPDVAAVDAYSLRPDPQGSANEHVFYDPATAKAVAAEIADRLAEADPDHADAYRANAATFGAGADEVLAIERAIAQAHPGAAVVATEPVAHYLLANAGITDNTPGGFTNAVEEDADPSPADLAMMLDLIEDREVSAVLFNPQTETGVTRQLREAATRAGVPVVTVTETLPEGTDYLSWQRQTAEQLAAQLDTAAKAGR from the coding sequence ATGCGTGCAGGTTGGGCCGCCGTCGTGGCGGTGGCGGCGACGGCCGGGCTGGTCGGATGCAGCCAGCAAAGCGCATCTCCCCATGAGCACGACGGCGCCGTGACCGTCGTGGCCTCCACCGACGTGTGGGGCAGCGTCGCCGACGCCGTCGTCGGCGACCACGCGTCGGTCACCTCCATCGTCAACGGCACCGTCGCCGACCCGCACTCGTTTCAGGCCACCCCCGCCGACGCCGCCGCGATCACCGATGCATCGCTGGTGGTCTACAACGGCGGCCACTACGACCAGTGGGTGCAGGACGTGCTGGCCAACCATCCCGACGTGGCGGCCGTCGACGCGTACTCGCTGCGCCCCGATCCGCAGGGCTCGGCGAACGAACACGTCTTCTACGATCCCGCCACCGCCAAGGCCGTCGCCGCGGAGATCGCCGACCGGTTGGCCGAGGCCGACCCCGACCACGCCGATGCCTACCGCGCCAACGCCGCCACGTTCGGCGCCGGCGCCGACGAAGTCCTTGCGATCGAGCGAGCCATCGCCCAGGCCCACCCGGGAGCGGCAGTGGTGGCCACCGAGCCCGTCGCGCATTACCTGCTCGCCAACGCGGGCATCACCGACAACACCCCCGGGGGGTTCACCAACGCGGTCGAGGAGGACGCCGACCCGTCACCGGCCGACCTGGCGATGATGCTCGACCTGATCGAGGACCGCGAAGTCTCGGCGGTGCTGTTCAATCCGCAGACCGAGACCGGGGTGACCAGGCAGCTGCGCGAGGCGGCGACCCGCGCCGGGGTTCCTGTCGTCACGGTCACCGAAACCCTCCCCGAGGGCACCGACTACCTGAGCTGGCAGCGTCAGACCGCCGAACAGCTCGCCGCCCAACTGGATACCGCCGCAAAGGCGGGCCGATAG
- a CDS encoding LacI family DNA-binding transcriptional regulator — translation MSRSPTPRRRATLASLAAELKVSRTTISNAYNRPDQLSADLRERVLATAKRMGYPGPDPVARSLRTRKAGAVGLMITEPLNYSFSDPAALDFVAGLAESCEEAGQGLLLVAIGPNRTVSEGSAGVLAAGVDGFVVYSASDDDPYLPVVQQRHLPVVVVDQPKDVPGLSRVGIDDRDAMRRLAEYIVGLGHTEIALLTMRLDRDWPYAGPRPTVADPARLGMPHFHVQRERIQGVYDAMAAAGLDPASLTVVESYEHLPTSGGAAAEVALEANPRVTALMCTADVLALSAMDYLRANGVYVPGQMTVTGFDGVPEALRRGLTTVVQPSLEKGRRAGQLLHRPPRSGLPVVELLDTEVVRGRTSGPPA, via the coding sequence ATGTCGAGGAGTCCCACGCCCAGGCGGCGTGCGACCCTGGCCTCGCTGGCCGCCGAGCTCAAGGTCTCGCGCACCACGATCTCCAACGCCTACAACCGCCCTGACCAGCTGTCGGCGGACCTGCGCGAGCGGGTGCTCGCCACGGCCAAGCGGATGGGCTATCCCGGCCCGGACCCGGTGGCGCGGTCCTTGCGGACCCGCAAGGCCGGCGCCGTCGGCCTGATGATCACCGAGCCGCTCAACTACTCGTTCAGCGATCCCGCCGCGCTGGACTTCGTCGCGGGGCTCGCGGAGTCCTGCGAGGAGGCCGGGCAGGGTTTGCTGTTGGTGGCGATCGGACCGAATCGCACCGTCAGCGAAGGGTCGGCGGGGGTGCTGGCCGCGGGCGTCGACGGCTTCGTGGTGTACTCGGCGTCCGACGACGACCCGTACTTGCCCGTCGTGCAGCAACGGCACCTGCCGGTGGTGGTGGTGGATCAGCCCAAGGATGTGCCCGGCTTGTCGCGGGTCGGTATCGACGACCGCGACGCAATGCGTCGGCTCGCCGAATACATTGTGGGCCTTGGCCATACCGAGATCGCGTTGTTGACGATGCGGCTGGACCGGGACTGGCCGTATGCCGGCCCACGGCCGACGGTGGCCGACCCGGCGCGGCTGGGGATGCCGCACTTCCACGTCCAGCGGGAGCGCATCCAGGGGGTGTACGACGCGATGGCCGCGGCCGGGCTGGACCCGGCGTCGCTGACGGTGGTGGAGAGCTATGAGCACCTGCCGACGTCGGGCGGGGCGGCCGCGGAGGTGGCGCTGGAGGCCAACCCGCGGGTGACCGCGCTGATGTGCACGGCCGATGTGCTGGCGCTTTCGGCGATGGACTACTTGCGGGCCAACGGCGTCTACGTGCCGGGCCAGATGACCGTGACCGGTTTCGACGGGGTGCCGGAGGCGCTGCGGCGGGGCCTGACGACCGTGGTGCAGCCCAGCCTCGAGAAGGGCCGGCGTGCCGGGCAGCTGCTACACCGTCCGCCGCGGTCGGGGCTGCCGGTCGTCGAGCTGCTCGACACCGAGGTGGTGCGGGGCCGCACCAGCGGACCGCCCGCCTAA
- a CDS encoding aminoglycoside phosphotransferase/kinase family protein, with product MLTPDDLSARTARAVSAATAAGAELGLQVDDARVLHDMFSVVVHLAPAPVVARVPTVLPPSYQNTPDVQAAQQRAELAVASRLAEQGHPVVPPSPLLPAEPVRRDGFSMTFWQFVETVSDAEPSMSERLEQTARLHAALRDYDSSDLRFWAPFANIPDGLAALQGRDDLLPASDLARAQREWTVIAPVLTSRGAFEAHFPDVELQVIHGDAPYYNMLTTSRGELWSDFEMVTVGAVESDLALLGPDDVATYNEAVTALGLRPVDQRVFRVTEAGARLAVVAALAMAPELPPLQDAVAPMIETLRTTPELHEL from the coding sequence ATGCTCACCCCCGACGACCTCTCCGCACGCACCGCTCGGGCGGTGTCGGCCGCCACAGCGGCCGGCGCCGAGTTGGGACTGCAAGTCGACGACGCCCGCGTGCTGCACGACATGTTCTCCGTCGTCGTGCACCTGGCGCCGGCGCCGGTGGTGGCACGGGTGCCGACCGTGCTGCCGCCGTCGTACCAGAACACACCGGACGTCCAGGCGGCCCAGCAGCGCGCCGAACTCGCGGTGGCGAGCCGGCTCGCCGAACAAGGTCATCCGGTGGTCCCGCCCAGCCCGCTCCTGCCCGCCGAACCCGTTCGCCGCGACGGCTTTTCGATGACGTTCTGGCAGTTCGTCGAAACGGTGTCCGACGCCGAACCGAGCATGTCCGAACGCCTCGAACAGACCGCCCGGCTGCACGCGGCGCTGCGCGACTACGACAGCAGCGACCTCCGATTCTGGGCCCCCTTCGCCAACATCCCCGACGGGCTGGCGGCGCTGCAGGGCCGCGACGACCTGCTGCCGGCGTCGGATCTGGCTCGCGCCCAACGGGAATGGACGGTGATCGCGCCGGTGCTCACGTCACGCGGGGCATTCGAAGCCCATTTTCCCGACGTCGAGCTACAGGTCATCCACGGTGACGCGCCCTACTACAACATGCTCACCACCAGCCGCGGCGAGCTGTGGTCGGACTTCGAGATGGTCACGGTGGGCGCCGTCGAATCCGATCTGGCGCTGCTCGGACCCGACGACGTCGCCACCTACAACGAGGCCGTCACCGCGCTCGGCTTGCGCCCGGTCGACCAGCGGGTGTTTCGGGTCACCGAGGCGGGAGCGCGGTTGGCCGTCGTCGCCGCCCTGGCGATGGCGCCGGAACTGCCGCCGCTGCAGGACGCCGTGGCGCCGATGATCGAGACGCTGCGCACCACCCCGGAACTGCACGAACTTTAG
- the otsB gene encoding trehalose-phosphatase produces the protein MLPADLQRALTSVAAVPRLLVASDFDGTMAPIVANPADARPLAAATDALAQLADLPDTAAAVISGRALEVLRSLSGFSQAPPRLHLVGSHGAEFTSGFAHDIDRDLLERITAELRAIAADRPGVTVETKPASVALHVRNASAADGEAALAEARAAADSWDAQLTEGKAVLEFAVIQTDKGLALDILRQQENASAVVFFGDDVTDEKVFRRLRGGSDVTVKVGPGESLAEYRVDTPEDVAEALQYLLDARRAA, from the coding sequence GTGCTTCCGGCCGATCTGCAGCGTGCGCTCACCTCGGTCGCCGCGGTGCCGCGACTGCTGGTCGCATCCGACTTCGACGGCACCATGGCACCGATCGTGGCCAATCCGGCCGACGCCCGCCCGCTGGCCGCGGCCACCGACGCCCTGGCCCAACTCGCCGACCTGCCCGACACCGCCGCGGCGGTGATCTCCGGCCGTGCGCTGGAGGTGCTGCGTTCATTGTCGGGGTTTTCGCAGGCGCCGCCGCGATTGCATCTGGTCGGCAGCCACGGCGCGGAGTTCACGTCCGGCTTCGCCCACGACATCGACCGCGATCTGTTGGAGCGCATCACCGCCGAACTGCGGGCGATCGCCGCCGATCGGCCCGGTGTCACCGTGGAAACCAAACCGGCCAGCGTCGCGCTGCATGTCCGCAACGCCTCAGCGGCGGACGGGGAGGCGGCGTTGGCGGAGGCGCGCGCGGCCGCCGACTCGTGGGACGCGCAGCTTACCGAGGGTAAGGCGGTGCTGGAGTTCGCGGTGATCCAGACCGACAAGGGGCTGGCCCTCGACATCCTGCGTCAGCAGGAAAACGCTTCGGCGGTGGTATTTTTCGGCGATGACGTGACCGACGAGAAGGTGTTTCGGCGGCTGCGGGGCGGCTCTGATGTGACCGTGAAGGTCGGGCCCGGGGAGTCGCTCGCGGAGTATCGCGTCGATACGCCGGAGGATGTCGCCGAAGCGCTGCAGTACCTCCTCGACGCCCGCCGCGCCGCGTAA
- the kstR gene encoding cholesterol catabolism transcriptional regulator KstR: MSGPPQPARTSPDTGSGSRPRQVMNVAVLTESELGSEAQRERRKRILDATLAIASKGGYEAVQMRAVAERADVAVGTLYRYFPSKVHLLVSALGREFERIDAKTDRAAMSGGTPYQRLNFMVSKLNRAMQRNPLLTEAMTRAFVFADASAAGEVDHVGKLMDSMFARAMADGEPTEDQYHIARVISDVWLSNLLAWLTRRASATDVSKRLDLAVRLLIGDGEHPKI, encoded by the coding sequence ATGTCCGGCCCGCCGCAGCCCGCACGAACCAGTCCGGATACAGGGTCGGGTTCGCGGCCGCGGCAGGTGATGAACGTGGCCGTGCTCACCGAGTCCGAACTCGGTTCCGAAGCCCAACGGGAGCGCCGCAAGCGCATCCTCGACGCCACCCTGGCCATCGCGTCCAAGGGCGGCTACGAGGCGGTTCAGATGCGTGCGGTCGCCGAACGCGCCGACGTCGCGGTCGGAACCCTCTACCGCTACTTCCCGTCGAAGGTGCATCTGCTGGTGTCGGCGCTTGGCCGCGAGTTCGAGCGCATCGACGCCAAGACCGACCGCGCAGCGATGTCCGGGGGCACGCCGTATCAGCGGCTGAATTTCATGGTGAGCAAGCTCAACCGCGCGATGCAGCGCAACCCGCTGCTGACCGAGGCGATGACACGGGCCTTCGTGTTCGCCGACGCGTCGGCAGCCGGTGAGGTCGATCACGTCGGCAAGCTGATGGATTCGATGTTCGCGCGTGCCATGGCCGACGGCGAACCAACCGAGGACCAGTACCACATCGCGCGGGTGATCTCGGATGTGTGGCTGTCGAACCTGTTGGCCTGGCTGACCCGGCGGGCGTCGGCCACCGACGTCAGCAAGCGTCTGGACCTCGCCGTGCGACTGCTCATCGGCGACGGCGAGCACCCTAAGATCTAG
- a CDS encoding acyl-CoA dehydrogenase, giving the protein MSVSSKQPVADEQLAVRELVQSWAAGSGAIQAARDVERGNADAWRPVYDGVAQLGIFGVALPEEHGGADGTVEDLCAMVDEAAAALVPGPLATTALATLVAEHPDVLQALASGEQVAGVALTADLRIDDGRVSGTAEYVLGADASGALVLPAGEAFVLVDATAQGVSVEPLKATDFSRPLARVVLDSAPAEALSASRQRVTDLAATVLAAEAAGIARWTLQTATEYAKVREQFGKPIGSFQAVKHMCAEMLLRSEQASVAARDAARAAAADSEGQQLSIAAAVAAAAGIDAAKANAKDCIQVLGGIGITWEHDAHLYLRRAYGIEHFLGGAQRWLRRITELTQSGVRRELDIDLDSVAHLRPEIASAVAEIAKLPVEKRQVALAEAGLQAPHWPRPYGREAGPAEQLLIDRELAAAGVARPDLVIGWWAVPTILEYGSPEQIERFVPPTLRGELIWCQLFSEPGAGSDLAALRTKAVRADGATASGAKGSGWKLTGQKVWTSAAQKAHWGVCLARTDPDAPKHKGITYFLVDMTSPGIVIRPLREITGDELFNEVFFDEVFVPDEMVVGQVNDGWRLARTTLANERVAMAAGTALDNPMEELLETVATLNLDVAEQDRLGALIVAAQVGALLDQRIAELAVSGQDQGPQASTRKLIGVRYRQALAELRMELSDGGGVVENNTVHDFLNTRCLTIAGGTEQILLTLAGERLLGLPR; this is encoded by the coding sequence GTGTCGGTGTCGTCCAAACAGCCCGTTGCTGACGAGCAGCTTGCCGTGCGTGAACTGGTCCAGAGCTGGGCTGCGGGGTCGGGTGCCATCCAGGCCGCGCGCGACGTCGAACGCGGCAACGCCGACGCCTGGCGACCCGTGTACGACGGCGTGGCCCAGCTAGGGATATTCGGCGTGGCGCTCCCGGAGGAACACGGAGGCGCCGACGGAACGGTCGAGGACTTGTGCGCGATGGTCGACGAGGCCGCCGCCGCGCTGGTGCCCGGCCCGCTCGCCACCACCGCGTTGGCCACCCTGGTGGCCGAACACCCGGATGTGTTGCAGGCGCTTGCCTCCGGTGAGCAGGTCGCCGGGGTCGCGTTGACGGCCGACCTGAGGATCGACGACGGCCGAGTGTCGGGCACCGCCGAGTACGTGTTGGGCGCCGACGCCTCCGGCGCGCTGGTGCTGCCGGCGGGGGAGGCGTTCGTTCTGGTCGACGCCACCGCCCAGGGGGTGTCGGTCGAACCGCTGAAGGCCACCGACTTCTCCCGGCCGCTGGCACGCGTCGTGCTGGACTCGGCCCCGGCCGAGGCGCTCTCCGCGTCCCGGCAACGCGTCACGGATCTGGCCGCGACGGTGCTGGCCGCCGAGGCCGCCGGGATCGCGCGCTGGACGCTGCAGACCGCGACCGAGTACGCGAAGGTGCGTGAGCAGTTCGGCAAGCCGATCGGCAGCTTCCAGGCCGTCAAGCACATGTGCGCTGAGATGCTGCTACGTTCCGAGCAGGCATCGGTGGCGGCGCGCGACGCCGCGCGGGCCGCCGCAGCCGACTCCGAGGGGCAACAGCTGTCGATCGCCGCCGCAGTCGCCGCGGCCGCAGGCATCGACGCGGCCAAGGCCAACGCCAAGGACTGCATCCAGGTGCTCGGCGGCATCGGCATCACCTGGGAGCACGACGCGCACCTGTATCTGCGCCGCGCCTACGGCATCGAACATTTCCTCGGCGGCGCGCAGCGCTGGTTGCGGCGCATCACCGAGCTCACCCAGTCGGGCGTGCGCCGCGAGCTGGACATCGACCTGGATTCGGTGGCCCATCTGCGGCCCGAAATCGCTTCCGCGGTCGCCGAAATCGCGAAGCTTCCCGTCGAGAAGCGTCAGGTGGCGCTGGCCGAGGCGGGCCTGCAGGCGCCGCACTGGCCACGCCCCTACGGGCGGGAGGCCGGTCCCGCCGAGCAGCTGCTGATCGACCGGGAGCTCGCGGCGGCCGGCGTCGCGCGGCCCGATCTGGTGATCGGATGGTGGGCCGTGCCAACCATTCTCGAGTACGGCAGCCCGGAGCAGATCGAACGGTTCGTGCCTCCCACGCTGCGCGGAGAACTGATCTGGTGCCAGCTGTTCAGCGAGCCGGGCGCCGGCTCCGACCTGGCTGCGTTGCGCACCAAGGCCGTTCGGGCCGACGGCGCGACCGCGAGCGGCGCAAAAGGCTCCGGGTGGAAGTTGACCGGCCAGAAGGTGTGGACCTCGGCGGCGCAGAAGGCGCACTGGGGAGTCTGCCTGGCCCGCACCGACCCGGACGCGCCAAAACACAAGGGCATCACCTACTTCCTTGTCGACATGACATCGCCGGGCATCGTCATCCGGCCGCTGCGCGAGATCACCGGCGACGAGCTGTTCAACGAGGTGTTCTTCGACGAGGTCTTCGTGCCCGACGAGATGGTCGTCGGCCAGGTGAACGACGGTTGGCGGTTGGCCCGCACGACGCTGGCCAACGAGCGGGTCGCGATGGCGGCCGGCACCGCGTTGGACAACCCGATGGAGGAACTGCTCGAGACGGTGGCCACGCTGAATCTCGATGTCGCCGAACAGGATCGGCTCGGGGCGTTGATCGTGGCCGCGCAGGTGGGCGCGCTGCTGGACCAGCGGATCGCCGAGCTCGCGGTGAGCGGTCAGGACCAGGGCCCCCAGGCCAGCACACGCAAGCTGATCGGTGTGCGCTACCGCCAGGCGCTGGCCGAGCTGCGGATGGAGCTGTCCGACGGCGGCGGCGTCGTCGAGAACAACACCGTGCACGACTTCCTCAACACACGCTGCCTGACCATCGCCGGGGGCACCGAGCAGATCCTGCTCACCTTGGCAGGGGAGCGGCTGCTGGGCCTACCCCGCTAG